One window from the genome of Candidatus Binataceae bacterium encodes:
- a CDS encoding peroxiredoxin — translation MPRGDENHDYSAALELELKDQNGVTRRLADFRGHNLVVFFYPKDDTPGCTVEGKEFRDHFEEFRALDTHIIGVSTDPVDRHLAFATKHAFPYLLLSDEGGQLCEAFGVLRGTRAARSTFVFDTDLRVRRVFQEVTPRGHAAQVLSLIRALVESHRMIGG, via the coding sequence ATGCCGCGGGGTGACGAGAATCACGACTACTCCGCCGCGCTCGAGCTGGAGCTGAAAGACCAGAACGGAGTAACGCGGCGGCTCGCCGATTTTCGCGGTCACAACCTGGTTGTGTTCTTCTATCCAAAAGATGACACGCCAGGATGCACGGTCGAGGGCAAGGAGTTTCGCGATCACTTCGAGGAATTCCGCGCGCTCGATACGCACATCATCGGCGTGAGCACCGATCCGGTCGACCGCCATCTCGCGTTCGCGACCAAGCACGCGTTTCCGTACCTGCTGCTGTCCGATGAGGGCGGCCAGCTCTGCGAGGCATTCGGCGTGCTGCGCGGAACGCGCGCGGCGCGCTCGACCTTCGTCTTCGATACGGATTTGCGCGTGCGGCGCGTCTTCCAGGAAGTGACGCCGCGCGGTCACGCGGCGCAGGTGCTGAGCCTGATACGCGCGCTGGTCGAATCGCATCGAATGATCGGCGGCTGA
- the moeB gene encoding molybdopterin-synthase adenylyltransferase MoeB — MAKTSKNIIDEARANIKAIDIDEARKMLDKPGTVLIDVREPDEWRQGHIPQAVAISRGFLELRVEEKIPDHKTPVIVQCASGTRSLLAARTLRELGYENLYNLTGGFNAWKDRGLPWVADRQFTNEELNRYSRHFVIPEVGEKGQARLLDSKVLLLGTGALGSPSSLYLAAAGVGTIGLVDFDVVDLSNLQRQIVHNVDRVGMLKTESAQKQINALNPGIKVVRHDVRLTSENVMGIIKDYDVVVNCGDNFPTRYLINDACVFAKKPLVDGAIFRFEGQATVFWPDKGGPCYRCLYPEPAPPDMAPSCAEAGVLGALPGVIGSIEALEAMKILLGAGHPLIGKMVYFDTLSERDYVRILKIRKDPKCPVCSEHPTQTSLIDYEAFCGLGTPQNGTAHATEGAAASAAAR; from the coding sequence ATGGCAAAGACATCGAAAAATATCATCGACGAAGCGCGCGCCAATATTAAGGCGATCGACATCGACGAAGCGCGCAAGATGCTCGATAAGCCGGGCACGGTGCTGATCGACGTGCGCGAGCCCGACGAATGGCGCCAGGGCCATATCCCCCAGGCGGTCGCGATTTCGCGCGGATTCCTCGAGCTGCGCGTCGAAGAAAAAATTCCTGACCACAAGACGCCGGTAATCGTCCAGTGCGCATCGGGAACGCGCTCGCTGCTCGCGGCGCGCACTCTGCGCGAACTTGGCTACGAGAATCTCTACAACCTGACCGGCGGCTTCAACGCGTGGAAGGATCGCGGCCTGCCGTGGGTCGCGGATCGCCAGTTCACGAACGAAGAGCTGAATCGTTACTCGCGCCATTTCGTGATCCCCGAGGTCGGCGAGAAGGGCCAGGCCAGACTGCTCGATTCCAAGGTCTTGCTGCTCGGCACCGGCGCCCTCGGCTCCCCTTCATCGCTATATCTCGCCGCTGCGGGAGTGGGGACCATCGGCCTCGTCGATTTCGATGTCGTCGATCTCTCCAACCTCCAACGCCAGATCGTTCATAACGTCGATCGCGTCGGGATGCTGAAGACCGAATCGGCGCAGAAGCAGATCAACGCGCTCAACCCCGGTATCAAGGTCGTGCGCCACGATGTGCGCCTCACGTCCGAGAACGTGATGGGCATCATCAAGGACTACGACGTGGTCGTGAACTGCGGCGACAACTTCCCGACGCGCTACCTCATCAACGATGCGTGCGTGTTCGCGAAGAAGCCGCTGGTCGACGGCGCGATCTTCCGTTTCGAGGGTCAAGCCACCGTTTTCTGGCCCGACAAGGGCGGCCCCTGCTACCGATGCCTGTATCCCGAGCCCGCGCCGCCTGACATGGCCCCGTCTTGCGCGGAGGCCGGGGTGCTCGGCGCGCTGCCAGGGGTGATCGGCTCGATCGAAGCGCTCGAAGCGATGAAGATCCTCCTCGGCGCAGGCCATCCGCTAATCGGCAAGATGGTTTACTTCGACACGCTGTCGGAGCGCGACTACGTGCGCATCCTGAAGATCCGCAAGGATCCGAAGTGCCCCGTATGCAGCGAGCATCCAACCCAGACCAGCCTCATCGACTACGAAGCCTTCTGCGGCCTCGGCACCCCACAAAACGGCACGGCTCACGCAACCGAAGGAGCGGCGGCAAGCGCGGCGGCGCGCTAG
- a CDS encoding carboxylesterase/lipase family protein has protein sequence MKYRRAVTMIAILCSAALAVISHPLAAGADSATSGVVVVKTRPGSVRGLINGHTRKFMGIPFAAPPVGKLRWEPPQPHADWTGILDAARPGSSCPQMSFSGSRLEGSEDCLYLNVYTPNPAGSGLPVMVWIHGGSFIMGSGADYDGTMLAQKGNLIVVTINYRLGPLGFLASRSIERTSPDHTSGNYGIMDQQVAFKWVKENIAAFGGDPSRVTIAGESAGGQSVGLQIVSPLAAGLFQRAILESGPFISMRPIASTRTLAEQDKHSDEFIGKLGCSGAYDVLACLRDQPLDQVMRALPASPIGQAEPVWAPVIDGHVVPTEPGDALRAGKFNKVPVISGSNHDEGTLFMAYGQQLSVAQYEAGLRHWSGDKAPQALEAYPASKYSTPLQALAAVFGDRILSCPIIGATELLSTQVPVFQYEFNDPHAPGLFPNPPFPLGASHGSEIPYVFGSASQRASATPEQQRLSDAMMQYWIDFILTGDPDGHQPRWNRYSDTTHQVLSLAPGAIRMESDFRAEHHCDLWESMDTSGLRVGRAADGQ, from the coding sequence GTGAAATATCGTCGAGCAGTGACGATGATCGCGATTCTCTGCTCGGCAGCACTCGCTGTCATTTCCCATCCCCTCGCCGCCGGTGCCGATTCAGCGACCTCTGGCGTGGTGGTGGTCAAAACTCGGCCAGGCTCCGTTCGCGGCTTGATTAACGGACACACGCGCAAATTCATGGGAATCCCGTTCGCCGCGCCTCCGGTTGGCAAGCTGCGATGGGAACCGCCGCAACCGCATGCGGACTGGACCGGAATCCTCGATGCAGCCCGGCCAGGCAGTTCGTGTCCGCAAATGAGCTTTTCCGGCTCTCGTCTTGAAGGATCGGAAGACTGCCTCTATCTAAATGTCTATACGCCGAATCCGGCAGGCAGTGGACTGCCGGTGATGGTCTGGATACACGGCGGCTCGTTCATTATGGGTTCGGGGGCGGATTACGACGGCACGATGCTCGCGCAAAAGGGCAATCTGATCGTGGTGACGATCAATTATCGCCTTGGACCGCTAGGATTTCTCGCGAGCCGCAGCATCGAGCGCACGAGCCCCGATCATACTTCCGGCAATTACGGAATCATGGATCAGCAGGTCGCGTTCAAGTGGGTAAAGGAAAATATCGCGGCGTTTGGCGGAGATCCGTCGCGAGTGACTATCGCGGGCGAATCCGCGGGCGGCCAAAGCGTGGGCTTGCAGATCGTGTCACCGCTTGCTGCAGGATTATTTCAGCGCGCGATTCTGGAGAGCGGGCCCTTCATCTCAATGCGCCCGATCGCCTCAACGCGCACGCTCGCCGAGCAGGATAAGCACAGCGACGAATTCATCGGCAAGCTCGGATGCAGCGGCGCCTACGATGTCCTCGCATGCCTGCGCGACCAGCCGCTCGATCAGGTCATGAGAGCTCTCCCCGCGAGCCCGATCGGACAGGCAGAACCGGTCTGGGCTCCGGTGATCGATGGGCACGTGGTGCCGACTGAGCCGGGCGACGCTCTGCGCGCGGGCAAGTTCAACAAGGTACCTGTCATCAGCGGCTCCAATCACGACGAAGGCACCCTGTTCATGGCCTATGGCCAGCAGCTCAGCGTCGCTCAGTATGAAGCCGGATTGCGGCATTGGTCGGGAGACAAGGCGCCGCAAGCGCTGGAAGCGTATCCGGCGTCAAAATACTCGACTCCGCTGCAAGCCCTTGCGGCGGTGTTCGGCGACAGAATACTCAGTTGTCCGATAATAGGAGCGACCGAGTTACTATCTACGCAGGTGCCAGTGTTTCAATATGAATTCAACGACCCGCATGCGCCGGGACTTTTCCCGAATCCACCATTTCCGCTCGGCGCCTCGCATGGCTCGGAAATCCCGTACGTATTCGGAAGCGCCAGCCAGAGAGCATCGGCGACGCCCGAGCAGCAACGGTTATCCGACGCGATGATGCAGTACTGGATCGACTTCATCCTTACGGGAGACCCCGATGGGCATCAGCCGCGATGGAACCGCTACAGCGACACTACTCATCAGGTGCTGTCGCTCGCGCCGGGCGCGATCAGGATGGAATCAGATTTTCGCGCCGAACATCACTGCGACCTGTGGGAGTCGATGGACACAAGCGGCTTGCGCGTCGGTCGAGCCGCAGACGGGCAATGA
- a CDS encoding histidine phosphatase family protein yields the protein MRGTALFMRHGETAWNREGRVMGRNQINLDEHGRAQVAASIPFAQLIAPEIIVSSPLNRAKQSAEIIASGLDGVQIALDEDLSEVQYGRWEGMVYDELVDDPEYRTYREHTLDTPTPGGETIAQVQTRGVAAVLRAIAANPARRVLFVSHGDIIRTVLCHFMGLGLEHFRRIRVDNATFSAIQIAGDFAEIKFLNLLPDPGRAFVAPFKSKRNKVENH from the coding sequence TTGAGAGGGACCGCGCTTTTCATGCGCCACGGCGAGACCGCGTGGAATCGCGAGGGCCGCGTGATGGGCCGCAATCAGATCAATCTCGACGAGCACGGCCGCGCCCAGGTCGCAGCCTCGATCCCGTTCGCGCAACTGATCGCGCCCGAGATCATTGTGAGCAGTCCGCTCAATCGCGCAAAGCAATCCGCCGAGATCATCGCAAGCGGCCTCGACGGCGTGCAGATCGCGCTCGATGAGGATCTCTCCGAAGTTCAATACGGCCGCTGGGAAGGGATGGTTTACGACGAGCTGGTCGATGACCCCGAGTATCGCACCTATCGCGAGCATACCCTGGACACTCCCACTCCCGGCGGCGAGACCATCGCGCAGGTGCAGACGCGCGGCGTGGCGGCCGTGCTGCGCGCGATCGCGGCGAACCCGGCCCGCCGCGTGCTGTTCGTATCGCACGGCGACATCATTCGCACCGTGCTCTGTCATTTCATGGGCCTCGGCCTCGAGCACTTCCGGCGCATCCGCGTCGACAATGCAACGTTCTCCGCGATCCAGATCGCGGGCGATTTCGCGGAGATTAAATTTCTTAATCTGCTGCCCGATCCGGGGCGCGCTTTCGTTGCACCATTCAAGAGCAAGCGCAATAAAGTTGAGAATCACTAG